GGCCATGCTGGTGGAGGTCGCCGCCAGAAACACGCTGCTGCGCTCGCGAGGCCGCCATGCCGCGCGCTTGCTGGCTGGACGTCTGGAGGATCGACTGGCGCGCGCCGCGGAACGGCAGGACGACACAGGGCTGGAGGAGGACTGATGGGGAAGGCACGAAACCCGAGCCCGCACCTCGTGGTGGTGACAGGCCTGTCGGGGGCGGGGAAGTCCCAGGCCATTCACGCGCTCGAAGACCTGGGGTTCTTTTGCATCGACAACCTGCCCGTGGCGCTGATATCCACGTTTGTCGATCTGATTGTCAGGGATGACGACACTCGTCGCCGCGTCGCGGTGGTCGTGGATGTGCGCGAGGGCGCCAGACTGTCTCAGCTGCCAGGCGTGTATCGCACGCTGAAGCGGCGCACCGATGTCGACACGACGCTGGTGTTCCTCGACGCAAAGCCAGAGGCGCTCGTCAGGCGGTTCAGTGAAACCCGGCGTCCGCATCCCCTGGGTCGCGGGCGTTCCGCCGCCGAGGGCGTCGCCGAAGAGTCACGCAGGTTGGCGCCGATCAGGAAGCTGGCCGACTTCGTGCTGGATACGACCCGCCTGACCGTGCACGACCTCCGCAGGCAGATGCTCGCCTTCGGTGGTGGCACACCGGCAACAACGCCGCTGACCGTGACGCTGCAGAGTTTTGCGTTCAAGCGCGGGGTGCCATCTGATGCCGACCTCATGTTCGACGTGCGCTTCCTGAAGAACCCGCATTTCGTCCCGACCCTGCGGCCCCTCACAGGCCTTGACCGAAAAGTCGCGCGTTACGTGCTCGGCCTGCCTGAAGCCGCAAAATTTCTCACGCTGACCACCGCGCTGTTGCGGTTTCTGCTGCCGCAGTACGTGGCGGAGGGGAAGGCCTACCTGACCGTGGCCATCGGCTGCACAGGTGGGCAGCACCGCAGCGTTGCCATCGCGGAGGCTCTTGGGCGCGCGCTTCGCCGGACACGGCACGTGCAGGTGAGGGTCCGGCACAGGGAGTTGGCCAATGTCTGACAACGAACCGGTGCTTCCCTCGGCTGGTCCCGTCGTGGGCGTCGTGATCGTGACGCACGGGTTGCTCGCCACTGAACTGCTCAACGCCGCAGAGACGATCGTGGGCGACCTGCCGGGGTTTACCGCAGTCTCCATCGGCTGGCACGACGATGTGCCCGTCGCGACCAGTGCGATGTCACGCGCGATCGCGCGAGTGGATACCGGGGCGGGTGTCCTCCTGCTGACGGACATGTTCGGCGGCACGCCGTCCAATCTGGCGATGACCTTCCTCGAAGCCGACCGCATCGAAGTGGTCACGGGCGTCAATCTGCCGATGCTCATCAAACTGGCGCGCGCGGCCGCCACCGGGAACGTCCTGGCCGCGGCTCGAGCGATCGCCGACGATGGCCGGCAGGCGATTCGTGTGGCGTCCGACTTGTTGCGCGGCACGGGCAGCTGATTGGCCCTATGGAGGCGCGTACGGTAACCATCGTCAACGCGTTGGGGCTTCATGCGCGGGCGGCTGCGAGATTTGTCCATCACGCAGGGCGATTCAAGAGCCAGATCAAGATCACGCGCGGGGCTCGTACCGTAGACGGCAAGAGCATTCTCGGGCTGTTGTTGCTTGCGGCGCCCAGAGGAGCCACGCTTGAGCTGTCTGCGTCGGGGCCGGATGCGGTCGATGCGCTGGACTCGCTGGCGGCGTTGGTGGCGCGGGGATTCGACGAACCATGACCCGCACGAATGTGCGCCTGAACGGACGGGGCGTCGCGGAAGGGACCGCCATTGGCCGCGCCGTCGTGGCCGTCAGTGACGCTCGGCAGGTGCGCTACCGGCTCGCAGCCGGCCGGGTGGATCGCGAGCGGCAGCGATTGCGGGCGGCCCGGGCGATCACTCGAACCCAACTTGAGGACATCTCGACGCGCGTCTCGCGCACCGTGGGCCAGGCCCAGGCGGCCATCTTCGCCGCGCAGTTGCTGATGCTTGATGACCCGATGCTGGCCTCGAGAGTGGATGAACTGATCCGCACCGAGCGCATCAACGCCGACTGGGCGCTTGAGCGGGCGATGGAGGAACTGCACGAGGTGTTTGCCAGGGAAGGCGATGCCTGGCTGCGCGAACGCATAGGCGACCTCGCCGATGTGGGCGGGCGGTTGCAACGCAACCTGCGTCCGGGTCGCGATCCGCTGGTGTCACTCGTCCAGGAGCTCGATGGCCCCTTGATTGTGGTGGCAGACGAAGTGTCGCCGTCGATCGCCGCTCAGCTCGACTGGACGAAAGTGCGCGGGCTGGTGTGCGACGTCGGCAGCCCGACCAACCACACAGTCATTCTCGTGCGCTCCCTTGGCATCCCGACGGTGGTGGGGCTTGGCAGCGCGACGCAGGTCATCCTGCCTGGACAGACCATCGCGATTGATGGCGCCACGGGCGAAGTGGTGGTGGAGCCCGACCAGCAAGCGCTGGAACGCTGGACGTTGCGGGCACAGCTGGCGACCGCCGCCCTGCGAAAACTCGATGAGTGGCGCGCCGTGCCGGCCGCCACCGCCGACGGTCTGCGGATTCGACTCGACGCCAATCTCGAGATCGCGGAGGAAGTGGGCCGCGTGCTCGACGTTGGCGCCGAAGGCATTGGGCTCTACCGATCCGAGTTCCTGCTCGACCGCGCGCCGGTCGCCGGCGGGCTCCACGAAGACGCCCAGTTCGACACCTACCGCAGGCTCCTTGAAGCGCTGGCCCCACGGCCGGTCACGATCCGTACATTCGACGCTGGCGAAGAGCGATGGGAACGGGCGACGCACGGCCTGGCACACCGCGAGCGGTTCGGCCTTCGGGGCGTGCGCGCCGCGCTCCAGCACGACGATCGATTTCGCGTCCAGATTCGCGCCCTGCTGCGTGCCGCGCCGTTCGGGCAGTTGCGCATCCTGCTGCCGTTTGTGACCTCAGCGGCGGAGTTCCGGCAGGCGCGGGCCCTCATCGCGGAGATCGGCCGTGGCCTGCCAGGCGCAGACGCCGTGCCTGTGGGCGCCATGATTGAAGTGCCGGCGGCGGCCCTGACGGCCGATCGCCTCGCGCGCGACGCTGACTTTCTCAGCGTCGGCACCAACGACCTGATCCAGTACACTTTGGCCATAGACAGGACAGACGAACGTCTGTCGGGCCACTATGAGCCGCGTGAGCCGGCGGTGTTGCGGCTGCTGCGCATGGTGGCGGTGGCCGGCCGGCGGGCGGGCCGTGATTTTTCGGTCTGCGGCGAAATGGCGGCCGACCCGTTGCTGGTGGCACTTCTGGTCGGGCTGGGATACCGGGCGTTCAGCATGACGCCGGCAGCGCTTCCAGTCGTGAAGCGGGGCCTGCGGGCTGTGGACAGCCGCCTCGCGGAACGGTGCGCGCGCCAGGCGATCATTGCCGACGGGGCCGAGGATGTGCACAGACTATTGGCGCCCATCGCAGAAGTGATGCACAAGGCGATTGCGGGTGGGTAGCCGCACAGGAGTGAGGGAACAATGGTGAACGTGATACGGGTAGAGAAGCCTTGGGGCTACGAACTGCACTGGGCGAAGACGGATCGCTACGTGGGCAAGGTCATCCACGTGAACAAGGGTCACGCGCTGAGCCTGCAGTACCACAACGTCAAGGACGAGACGATCTTCCTCTGGTCAGGCAAGATCAAGTTTGAGATCGAAGAGAACGGCAAGCTCGTCGAGCGCGAAATGCTGCCGGGAGAATCCGTGCACATCACGCCGCCGACCGTGCACCGCATGACGGCGATCGAAGACTCGGACATCATGGAAGTCTCGACGCCAGAGCTCGACGACGTCGTCCGGCTACAGGACCTCTACGGACGGAAGACGTAGTCGCCGGGTCTAAAGACCCGGCCTCCATCCGGAAAGACCCGGCGTCCATCCGGAAGGAGGCCGGGTCTTCAGACCCGGCGACATGCATGAACCGATTCAGCTAAAAGGGGATGTCGTCGTCGTTCGGGGCGTCGACCGGGCCCATGTCGTCGGGCATGTCCGAGCCTCCGGAACCGGCGCCCGCTGACGCGTAGCGGTCACGCTGGGGCCGCGCGGCGCGTTCGCCGCCACCACCACCTCCGGCGCCGCCAAGCAGGACCACACGGTCGGCGCGAATTTCAGTCGTCTTGACCTGCTTGCCTTCCTTGTCGGTCCACTCGCGCGTCTGGATCTTGCCCTCGACGTAGATCTGTTTGCCTTTGGTGAGATACGGCTGAATGGACTCGGCCGTTTTGCCCCAGATGACAATGCGATGCCACTGCGTATCTTCACGCTTCTGACCATCGCGGTCTGTGAAGTGATCGGTGGTGGCGATACTCACCGTGGCGACGGCTGTGCCGCCGGTTGTAAAACGCATCTCTGCGTCGCGACCGAGGTTCCCCACCAGAATTGCTTTATTGACACTGCCCATGACCCGTCCTTTGCTCTCTCGCGCGTATACCCCGCGCGTGGGTGGTGCTACTTATTAATACGCGCCAATGCCTGTGTGGCCAGCATGTACGCGCTGCTATCGGGGAATGACCGCCGCACCAGTTCCCAATTCGTCCTGGCACGCGCCGTCTGGCCCAGTTGTTCGTAGGCCAGGCCTTGTTTGTAGATCGCCTGCGGTTCCCAGTCCGTCCCCTTGTGAATTGTAATCACTTGTTCATAGGCTGCAACGGCTTCTTTGAATCCACCTTTGCCGTAATACGACTCGGCGATGTGGAAGCGGGCCTTGGCGGCGTCGGGCGAGGTCGGGAAGATCTTGATGTAGTACTCAAACCCCGTAATCGCCATTTCGAAGTCACCACGGGCGTAATCGCCGAACGCGGAATCAAAGGCGCGTTGCGGGTTCTGCGGTGGGGCGGGCACGGCGGG
This Acidobacteriota bacterium DNA region includes the following protein-coding sequences:
- the rapZ gene encoding RNase adapter RapZ; amino-acid sequence: MGKARNPSPHLVVVTGLSGAGKSQAIHALEDLGFFCIDNLPVALISTFVDLIVRDDDTRRRVAVVVDVREGARLSQLPGVYRTLKRRTDVDTTLVFLDAKPEALVRRFSETRRPHPLGRGRSAAEGVAEESRRLAPIRKLADFVLDTTRLTVHDLRRQMLAFGGGTPATTPLTVTLQSFAFKRGVPSDADLMFDVRFLKNPHFVPTLRPLTGLDRKVARYVLGLPEAAKFLTLTTALLRFLLPQYVAEGKAYLTVAIGCTGGQHRSVAIAEALGRALRRTRHVQVRVRHRELANV
- a CDS encoding PTS sugar transporter subunit IIA — protein: MSDNEPVLPSAGPVVGVVIVTHGLLATELLNAAETIVGDLPGFTAVSIGWHDDVPVATSAMSRAIARVDTGAGVLLLTDMFGGTPSNLAMTFLEADRIEVVTGVNLPMLIKLARAAATGNVLAAARAIADDGRQAIRVASDLLRGTGS
- a CDS encoding HPr family phosphocarrier protein, which codes for MEARTVTIVNALGLHARAAARFVHHAGRFKSQIKITRGARTVDGKSILGLLLLAAPRGATLELSASGPDAVDALDSLAALVARGFDEP
- the ptsP gene encoding phosphoenolpyruvate--protein phosphotransferase; the protein is MTRTNVRLNGRGVAEGTAIGRAVVAVSDARQVRYRLAAGRVDRERQRLRAARAITRTQLEDISTRVSRTVGQAQAAIFAAQLLMLDDPMLASRVDELIRTERINADWALERAMEELHEVFAREGDAWLRERIGDLADVGGRLQRNLRPGRDPLVSLVQELDGPLIVVADEVSPSIAAQLDWTKVRGLVCDVGSPTNHTVILVRSLGIPTVVGLGSATQVILPGQTIAIDGATGEVVVEPDQQALERWTLRAQLATAALRKLDEWRAVPAATADGLRIRLDANLEIAEEVGRVLDVGAEGIGLYRSEFLLDRAPVAGGLHEDAQFDTYRRLLEALAPRPVTIRTFDAGEERWERATHGLAHRERFGLRGVRAALQHDDRFRVQIRALLRAAPFGQLRILLPFVTSAAEFRQARALIAEIGRGLPGADAVPVGAMIEVPAAALTADRLARDADFLSVGTNDLIQYTLAIDRTDERLSGHYEPREPAVLRLLRMVAVAGRRAGRDFSVCGEMAADPLLVALLVGLGYRAFSMTPAALPVVKRGLRAVDSRLAERCARQAIIADGAEDVHRLLAPIAEVMHKAIAGG
- a CDS encoding cupin domain-containing protein: MVNVIRVEKPWGYELHWAKTDRYVGKVIHVNKGHALSLQYHNVKDETIFLWSGKIKFEIEENGKLVEREMLPGESVHITPPTVHRMTAIEDSDIMEVSTPELDDVVRLQDLYGRKT
- the ssb gene encoding single-stranded DNA-binding protein translates to MGSVNKAILVGNLGRDAEMRFTTGGTAVATVSIATTDHFTDRDGQKREDTQWHRIVIWGKTAESIQPYLTKGKQIYVEGKIQTREWTDKEGKQVKTTEIRADRVVLLGGAGGGGGGERAARPQRDRYASAGAGSGGSDMPDDMGPVDAPNDDDIPF